CGGCGGTGCTCATGCGCTGCGCCCCTGGCCGCGGGCATGGAGCAGGCGCCGCACGCTGTCCCCCAGGTCGTGCTCGGTGGACAGGCGCAGCAGGTGGGCGCCCCGTTCCACGAAGGCGGCCCGCACCGCCGCCGCCCGCGCCTCGAAGGCGGCGTGGTGCTGACGGCGGTAGGCGGGGTCGGTGAAGTCCAGGGTGCCGCGGCGGACGCCGTCGGTGACCGGGTAGCGCGCCGCCGGGGGCGCCTCGGTCTCCAGCGGGTCGTAGAGGAAGACCCCGAAGAGGTCGGTGCGCCGTGCCAGCAGTCCCAGCAGGCGCTGGGCGTTGTCGTCCAGCCCCTGGAAATCGCTGATGGGCACCAGGGCGGTGCCGGTGGAGACCCGGCGCAGCAGGTGCTCGAACAGTGGCGTCATGCCCGGCGGTTCGATCTCCGGGTCCGGTTCGGTGGCATGGGCCTCGGCCAGCACCCGGATTACGCGGAGGATCCCCCGCTTGCCGCCCCCGGGGGGGAGGTCCACGTGGCCGCGGTCGGTTGCCACGGTCAGGCCCACCCGGTCGCCGTCGTGGATGGCCGCCCAGGCGAGCAGGGTGGCGACCCGGGCCGCCAGGACCGACTTGAAGACCGAGCGGGTGCCGAAGCGCATGGAGCGGCGGAAGTCCACCACCAGGTGCAGCGGCCGCTCGCGCTCTTCCCGAAAGACCTTGGTGTAGGGACGGCCGGTGCGGGCGGTGACCTTCCACTCCACCAGCCGCAGGTCATCTCCGGCCTGGTAGGGGCGGACCTCCTCGAAGTCCAGGCCGCGACCGCGGACCCGGGAGGTGTGCAGGCCCACCCGGGTTCGTCCGGGGGGTCGGCGCCGGCCCAGCGCCAGGCGGGCGGCCAGGGGCTGCAGGGCGAGGAGGTCGGTGCGGCGCACGTGGACCGGCGAGGGCCCCTCCGGCTCGGCCGGGGCCCGCCTTCGGGGGAGTCTGCGGCGCAGGGCGTCCAGCCAGGACATGGGGCCTCAGGTGGCGCGGACGCGGCGGAGGAGCTCGTCGATGACCCGGTCGCTGTCGATGCCCGAGGCCTCCGCCTCGAAGGAGAGGACCAGGCGGTGGCGTAGCACGTCGTGGGCCACGCGCTGGATGTCCGTGGGCGTGACGTGCTCGCGGCCGGCCAGCCAGGCATGGGCCCGGGCGCAGCGATCCAGGGCGATGGTTCCCCGCGGGCTGGCGCCGAAACGGACCCAGTGGCCCAGCTCCTCGCCCAGCTCCCCGGCCTGTCGGGTCGCCAGCATCAGGCGCAGGAGGTAGTCCTCCACCTCCGGGCTCATGTAGAGGGAAAGGACCTCGGCGCGGGCGGCGAAGACGGTCTCCTGGCTGATGGTCGGCGGCGGAGTGACCTCGGTGTGCTCGGCGTTGCGGCGCGCCTCCTGGCGGGCCAGCTCCAGGATGCGCTGCTCGGCACCCTTGCCGGGGAAGTCGATGCGCACGTGCATGAGGAAGCGGTCCAGCTGCGCCTCGGGGAGGGCGTAGGTCCCCTCGGTCTCCACCGGATTCTGGGTGGCCATGACCAGGAAGAGGTCGGGCAGGGGATAGGTCTGGTGGCCGATGGTCACCTGATGCTCGGCCATGGCCTCCAGCAGCGCCGACTGGACCTTGGCCGGGGCGCGGTTCACCTCGTCGGCCAGCAGCAGGTTGTGGAAGATGGGGCCGTACTGGAAGGCGAAGGTGCCGCTGTCCGGGTGGAAGACCTCGGTGCCGGTAAGGTCGGCGGGCAGCAGATCGGGGGTGAACTGGATCCGGTGGAAGTCCCCCTCCACCAGGTCGCCCAGCGCCTTCACGGCCCGGGTCTTGGCCAGGCCGGGTGCTCCCTCCACCAGGAGGTGGCCATCGGCGAGCAGGGCGATGAGGAGCCGGTTGACCAGCTCCTCCTGGCCGATGACGTCCTGTTTCAGGTGGTCGCGGACGGTCTGGATGGCCTCGCGTACGGACATGCGCGTATCCCCTGATTTTCCGGTGCCGCTTTCGGTGGTCGCGGCCGTCTCGCTGGCCTCCCAGTATGGCACGGCGAGGGCGCACCGCCCTATGCGGGGGAGGGGTCGTCCTGCAGGGCAAAATTGGCCGCGGCCCGCTCCGGGTCGGGGTCGGGGGTGGCCGGCACGGCCTCGAGCCGGGCCACGTAGTCGTCCGGCAGGCCGTGTTCCCGGGCCCCGGCCACCACGAACCCCTTGTACCAGTCATACGGCGAGCGCTCGGGGTCGTGGACCAGGGCGCGATAGGCCAGGGCGGCAATGGCCTCGCCCTCCGGGGTGGTCACCGAGATCGTTTCGCGGTCGTAGCCGTGGCCCAGCCCCTCGGCCGCATCCAGCAGGGGCAGCTCCTCGTCGTCGAACCGGAAAAGGACGCCGTGGACCATCGCGCCGGGCGTGGTGACGATGTCGCACTTGGCGGAGCCGTCCGGGCCGGCCATGTGCCAGGCCAGCGCGTGGTCGTCCAGGCGGGCCGGGCCCACCGGTCGGGTCGAGGGGACCCGGGCCCGGAGGCGGGCGGTAAGCATGTTCGAAC
This region of Thiohalospira halophila DSM 15071 genomic DNA includes:
- a CDS encoding DUF58 domain-containing protein, with amino-acid sequence MSWLDALRRRLPRRRAPAEPEGPSPVHVRRTDLLALQPLAARLALGRRRPPGRTRVGLHTSRVRGRGLDFEEVRPYQAGDDLRLVEWKVTARTGRPYTKVFREERERPLHLVVDFRRSMRFGTRSVFKSVLAARVATLLAWAAIHDGDRVGLTVATDRGHVDLPPGGGKRGILRVIRVLAEAHATEPDPEIEPPGMTPLFEHLLRRVSTGTALVPISDFQGLDDNAQRLLGLLARRTDLFGVFLYDPLETEAPPAARYPVTDGVRRGTLDFTDPAYRRQHHAAFEARAAAVRAAFVERGAHLLRLSTEHDLGDSVRRLLHARGQGRSA
- a CDS encoding AAA family ATPase; this translates as MSVREAIQTVRDHLKQDVIGQEELVNRLLIALLADGHLLVEGAPGLAKTRAVKALGDLVEGDFHRIQFTPDLLPADLTGTEVFHPDSGTFAFQYGPIFHNLLLADEVNRAPAKVQSALLEAMAEHQVTIGHQTYPLPDLFLVMATQNPVETEGTYALPEAQLDRFLMHVRIDFPGKGAEQRILELARQEARRNAEHTEVTPPPTISQETVFAARAEVLSLYMSPEVEDYLLRLMLATRQAGELGEELGHWVRFGASPRGTIALDRCARAHAWLAGREHVTPTDIQRVAHDVLRHRLVLSFEAEASGIDSDRVIDELLRRVRAT
- a CDS encoding gamma-glutamylcyclotransferase family protein; amino-acid sequence: MTPYFAYGSNMLTARLRARVPSTRPVGPARLDDHALAWHMAGPDGSAKCDIVTTPGAMVHGVLFRFDDEELPLLDAAEGLGHGYDRETISVTTPEGEAIAALAYRALVHDPERSPYDWYKGFVVAGAREHGLPDDYVARLEAVPATPDPDPERAAANFALQDDPSPA